The genomic segment CAGTGAATAGCCAGtcttttccatgtgaattttcaTAGTTTTGGAGGAATATCTTTAGGGTAAATTCCTAGACATCAGACTGATAGAACAAAaggtaaatgtatatatgtaattgtTAGGTATTACCAAATTTCCTTCCAGAAATACAATATCTGTTTATATTCTACCAGCAATGTGTGAAAGTGCATGTTTTCCCAAACCCTTGCTAACAGAATATGttgctatatttttaaattgttgccaATCTCACAAGTGAGAAATGAGATAGtgttgttttatttgcatttctctaattctgagtaattctgaacattttttcataggTTTGAGAGACATTTTtgcctctttgtgtgtgtgtgtgtgtgtgtgtgtgtgtgtgtgtgtgtgtgtgtgtgtgtgaattttttgttcatgtattttttcccatttggctATCAGATTTTGGTCCTAAGCCCTTTgacttttaagagttctttacgTAGGAGGGATATTAGCTCCACTCTTTGCAGTATATgatgcaaatatgttctcccagtttgtgagtttatttttgactttgcttatggtattttttttgtcatgaaaaaaattttaaaatttaatcaggTCTTTTTTTGCCTCTAGTTTATGAGTCATAGTTACACACCCTTTCTCTACACCAAGCCTAAagatgaatttgcctattttctaCTAGTACTTGTATGTTCTACCTTTTTATATTGAGATTCCTAATCCAGTTGGAGTTTACCCTTATGTATGGTATAAGATATGGATCTAAGTTTATCTATTTCCAAATGTCCCAGTTGTCTAGGCACCACTTATTAAGAAGTCCATCTTTACCCCAGTGATTTGAGAAGCTACCTTTGTTATAAACCAAATTTCTATATGTACTTGGGTCTGAGTCTAGACTCTCTATTCCACTTTTCTATCTATTCATGTGCCAGcgccacactgttttaattattaggACTTTACGTGTAAGAAATTAAATACAAGCCCTTCTTTGATTCAGTGGGATTTCCTCCAGAAAGGCTGCAGAGGGGCTGTAGACCATACCTGCACTTTACAGTGCTCCAGTTCTTCTTTCAGATTAGACTTTGCTTGCTCCCAGTCCTCACATGTACTGCATCCTGGCTCTTCATCCTTCTGGCTTAGCATTTCTGCCAGACGGTGAGTAAGCTCTTGCAGTTCTTTCTGATTTTGAGAATTCTTTTGGCTAagctctgtattttccaaatccaaatgttggtttttggtttttaattctgaaatctaattaaaattgaaataaatttaaaaactagttACCCTACTTCTGctacaaaatatatttagagactAATTGTTTTACCCTCTCTGTGTagataaagttttatatatatatatatacacacacacacacacatttcatagCAGAACACATACTCATTATTACAAAGTCAGTCTGTTCCGAAGTGTACGAAGAAGTGACAGACACTGTGCAATCCCACTCCACAGGGGTGCCCACGGTTCACAGCTGGGTATGCATCCCTCCAGATGGTTTTCTATGCATATACAAGCCTATATACACATAGTTTTCGTCttcattagaacaaaaatttGCATTATTTCAGATGTTTGGATAGTCTGCTTTTTCCACTTATAAAATCTCACAGACTCTTCTCTCTCCAAATCAGTGCATTCAGAAACTACCACATGCTTTACTTTTAGTGGCTGTGGAGTATTCCATGTATCAAGACATTCCATACTGCATTTATCCATTCCCACACTGACAGACGTATAGGTTTATTATCATTCTTTAATTATGGAGAAACAAAAAGATCTTTTGGAAGATTCATTTGCGCATGCTAGCTTTCTGTATTTAGGATCTTGTTTTTGGCAGTGGGGCTGCTGGGTTAGAAGGTGCGCAGGCACATCCCTGTTCCGATGGACATCTGCCCCAGATCTTCCTCAGCATTGCCAACTTACAGTCCTGTCCACAACGTGTGAGCATATTCGTTTCCTCACTCCCTTTCTAACACCAGCCAAGacctatctttaatttttgctcatctgataggcaaaaaaaaaagaaacatttaatttgCCCTTCCCTAATTACTAATGAGGCTAAaccatctttttatatgtttgcttctttttttctgacttgaCCATTCATATCAACtattcatttttcaattgggttttaCAATTTGTTTGTAAGAGTACAAAATGTATTTTGATGTTAACACCTTGTCTATTTCAAGCACTGAAAATACTCTTTTCCCAGGATGTCCTTGTCTTTTCACTATTTCACATAGATTCACAAATGACCTTTCCCCACGCAATTGCATATTGTTGAGATTATACAAATTGGGCATTGAATGGCTCAAGCTATCTAAATAAATCATAATTCTGTGAAAATATACATGGATTAACTAGCATTCTATATCTGTAAAATTCTGTTGTTAACTTTCTGCTTTTAATCGCGGTGAGGAAAGAGGAATGAGCTAACGTGAATCAAAACCACatatggggacctccctggtagtCCAGGGGGTAAGACtgcacgcttccaatgcagggggcctgggtttgatccctggtcggggaactagatcctgcatgttgcaactaagcctgcgtgcagcaaggaagacctggcacagcctaaacaaacaaacaaacaaacaaacaaacaaaccatctGCTAGAAAGAGCACAACCGAATCtaacttaacaaaataaaaacatgcagcATAGAGGTAGTATTTCATAGGTTCAGTTTTAGAGGTTATCATCTCCCCACTTCCACCGATTATAAAGCTTGTATTAAGCACCAGAGTCTagagatatatatacattatcatattcataaaaaatataaacctaGTTTAGAATTAGCATGAGGTGAGTTTCCATTTTGAAACTCAAGATTTACAACCTTACCGTTATTAGCTACGTTTCCAGTAGCATGTGctataaatttcaaatttaaaaaaagaaaattttagcatCAGCAAACATTGGGAAATAGTCTCTCTTTAcctgtttctttaaattttcaacCATCTTCTGAACTGCAGCTTTTTCCTGTTTTACAGTTTCTACTTTTTGCCTAAAGGGACAATGAAAATATAACTTAAGAGTTAGTTAGGCTTTAAAAGTTGAAGTAAACGAGTTTTAGTCCTTGCAAAAATGCCTTAAGAACATTTAAGTATATATCTTACCACACTTCTTCCTGAGGTCCATTTAATTTCCCTAATTTCAGGTTGGAAACGCTGTCTTCTTCATTTAAAGTAGTAATTTCATTTCTCAAAATAGAATTTTCCTCTTGAAGCTTCTCAGATTCATATCTGAAGtacagagattttttaaaaaatagttataacAAGGCAGTCATCTGgcatctttggaaaatactttcTAGTAACTTCCAATTAAACACGTATTCCATgccagttaaaaagaaaagcctaGATTAGTAATCTCTTGGTCCTTGGAAATCAAGCTATGACATATTGACTCATTTCTTTTAGAAAGTAAGAGTTTCACTAAAAGACATTAGGGAAGTGTGACTAAAACATTTGAGCACGGAGACAGAGAGGAGGCTCAATGCCCATCCTGGTTGCTGATTTTCTCAGAGGCAAGCATACTGCTTTGAGCAAATAACTTTATTTCCATCTCAATTCCTGCCTGCTCCTAAAGGACAAAAGCCACATTACTAAGCGGTATGAGCTTTAGTTTTAAACCCCAGGGTACCTAGAGGAAGAAAATTCAGTACACAAATGAAAGGGCCATAGCAAAATATGCACACTAATGTTTACTTGGTGATTTCTTTCATCTCATTATGATTTCTAGAACTAAAAATGGTctgaagcaaaaagagaaaaaaaccacacccagaattattttgttttttcatatcaTTAAGATATTTCAGGCATGATGTaatattttataagtttttttttgaaCTAAATTTGTTAGAAGACTCTTGCAATCATATTTTATAAAGTCAAGTGAGCAGTGGTTCAAATTAGtatcatttttgtctttgttcttcAAGCATGTTTATTAGCATCTGatagctcctcaaaaaattatatGTTCTAAGATAAATTTCCAGTGTTTACAGAATATCAGCATGTACGTCAAGTGATATACGTGAAAAACTATAAGCCACGAAACACAACATTTTTTCTATATTAGTATCGGGAGAGAGTTCTTATCTACCAAGTGAGTTAATGATACACAAAAGGCATTCATTCTCATATAACTTGTTTCATTGAAATGAGGAAAGTAAcatttagccaaaaaaaaaacctatccaTCCAAATAAAGTGCCAGAAAAGAGTTAAAGACTTGACATACATTGATGATGCACATTGTTAAACAACAAACACTCTCCAGGATGAACTTTCACACCCCACATGAACGACATTTATCTCCTATAGAGGAAGGAGTGCCTCCTAGGCAGGGTTATTCTACTggttaatatgaaaaagaagcagaaggaagTTCTAAAGCTCTCTTCTTGAAGACTAACAGGTTAGTTTCTCTAGGCAGCAAGCAGCGGAAGTTAGATTTGGTGAGGTGCTCTGTGGGATTCCATGAAGTGCAGAAGGTACATACGTTACCTCAAAAGCTCAaccttttgctgcatctcactgCACGTGATTTGCACGTCACGCATCATTGCCTTCagctcttcctccttttctccttgaGAAGGTGCATCTTTTTGCTTAACTAAAGCAGTGACTCTTTCCCTCAACTTCCTAGTCAGCTCCTGCAGCTTTTCCTTCTCCCGTTCTAACTCTGCGATTGTGGCCTGGCGCTGAACATGTTTGTCTTGAAGGCCAAGGAGAGCAGTGTTTTCCTCCAGTATGACTTGGTTCTGTACTCCAGGGTCTTCTCGGGGTGTCCAGAGTGTTCCACGTAGCCAGGCAATTTCatgtgcttttcctttttctaagagCTGTGTATTCTCCTGCTCTAGGTACTGGTTTTCCTGATAACGTTCTTCTATAATACGGTGTACATTCATAACCTTTGGTACACGCTCTTCCAGCGTCTGATTTAGTGCAAGGACCTTTTCATCAGGTCCGACTCCCGGGTTCTCTAGATGGGCTTCCCATAAGGAGAAGCAGTCACACTGCAGCACTGCTCTTGCATGCAGCGTCTCAACCTTGCCTTGAAGTCTCAAAACCAGAACATGCAgttcctcattttctcttctgaCCTCATCGTAGCTCTTTTCCAGGCTCAGGAATGTGTCCGTCATTTCTTCAGCTTTCTTTAGCTCCTCCTGTAATCGGAACATTTCCGAAGTGAGTTCTTTGTTATTTTCCAGCGCTTCATTGTAGCGCGTCTCCATCACTCTCAGCTCTTCCTGAAGACACTCGTTTTCTCTACTAGCATCTTCATATAACAATTTATACTTGGGAGAAGCCTCGGGGATTCTTTCAagcatctttaatttcttttttagcacAGAAACATCAAAAAGTAGGTCCTGTTTCTTCTCAGAAGCTCGATCACAGTCTGCACGTAAGATCATCAGCTGTTCCTGAAGCTGGCCGATCTGATTCTTTAGGTCCCAGGTTTCAGTCCTGGTCTCCTCACTATTCTCAAGCTCGGAAAAACTCTCTATTGATGCTGCAGACTCCCCTCTTCTGACCTCCTGTCTCTGACCAGAGCTTGTCCCTGTACTTTCCAGATCCCGGACCTCATCGCCTTGCAGGTCACTTAGGACACGCTGCACGATGCCACCTTCTACCTGCTTCATTCTGTTTGGCAGTAAAAATGGCTCTGTTTGTTCCACAGAATTTCCAAAATACCCAGTAGCTGGCTCATCTAAACAAGACATTACGGACTCCGGTTCTAATTTTTGCAGCCTCTGTTGCAACCTAGAAATTTCAGTTGccattttcacattttccttcaCTGCTCGCTCATGAGCTCTTTGCAGGCTTAAGAGGACATCTCCGTTCTCCTCCAACAGCTGCTCTCCTTGCTGGAGCAGGGACATGGCTccccttccttctgcctcctcccccaccattGCCTGGCAGCCATTCTGAAGCCTGGCGGGAGGCGAGGTGACCTGctccatttccttcattttattctgGAGCCTGGAGATTTCTGTGGTCATCTCAGCCCTCTCCCGATCTGCTTTCTCACAGATCGCTTTGTGGACGCTCTCCATGGCCAGAAGCTTGGACATCATCTCCTGCCTCTCCTGGTCATGTTCCCTTTCTAGCCTTTCAAGCCTCTGGCTGGCCAGCTGCTCCGAGGGGCCTGCCTGGCACAGGACCTGCTCCTGGTCCTTCAGTTCTCTTTCATGACTGCTCTTCAGCTCAAGTATCTGGTTGGATAGTAGACTTTGCTGACTTTCAGACACAGTTCTTAGATCTTCCAGGTCTTTGAGTAGCTGTTCTCTCTCAACAACCATGCTATTCAGATGTTCCGTGTATGTTTTCTCCAGCATCTCTCTCTCCTGGGTCAGGACCAGAGCAGTCGCTTTCTCTCTCTGGAGAGTCTCTTTAAGCTGCTCCTGGGCTTCTGCACACTCCTGGGCGAGCTCGTCCTTCTCAAACTCCCACTGGGCTCTCTCCTCGTGTTGCTGGTCCAGGAGCTCCTTCAGCTCTCGGTGGTAGCGCCCCTCCAGACTTCTCAGAGCATTTTCGCACCTCTCCGCGACTTTCTGACAATCAGCCTGAAACTGGGCTTCTATCTGAGCGGTTCTTCTATTACACtcagtttccattttttccctaaatgtgGTCAACATACAGCATTACTGAAACTGCCATCAACTCcggaagcaaacaaaaaacattttcctGTGCACACAAGAAGCAGCCAAgcaaacaatttaaatattttctaaaaacggTCTTCACTTATTCCTAAGTGATTCATTTACACTGAGAAGGGATCTCACTTCTGAGAGCCAGTGCTGGCAGCCGTGATTAATTTAAAAGACCTACCTCTCTCtgcatttaaaaggaaaatttaggAAACAAATTCTTTGGCATACTCCCAGATGTATTTGTTTATGGATTTTTTAGCCAAAAACTTAGACTGATATTTCACATTAAATGTTCAAATGCATATTGGCCTAAACCCTAATTTGGGAAATAtacaaaattctttcatttttaattaagcaGACATTAGTGGATAGTTGTCATAGAAACCACACACATTAACAAACTcgtgttttgctttttatttaataaagtagAACCGAGTTAAAGTATGAAGCACCAAAGCCCTGAAAAGTACGTGAGATTCCCCATGAGGAAAGTAAGCACAAGATGATGTTTCATAACTCTGGAAGGAAATGTAACTTTGCCCAGAATCTAGCTTATAAATGGCCTTTCTCAGAAAACAACAGGACTGAACTAGAAAGAAATCACATTTGTGATAATCTTATCCTCATCTGGAACTTTAAAAGGTACACGCCTGATCCAAAAAAtactttcctctttaaaaaaaaaagtttcaatacCCCGAGGTAGGCTTATATCTAGACAATGGCAAAACaagttgaaaaactaaaaaagaatctAGTCAATCCGTGGGCTATTTTGTCTGCTGATTTTTCGAAGTCTCCCTAGTTGACGGGGACTTCTGATGCCCCTGAGGAATGGTGCCCCAGGTGCCTCCAGTTTCCCCCACTTTCTTACCTTCCCTTGTGTAGTTCCCTTTGGTGTTTTTCCAAGAGCTCTTTTTGCAACTCCTCTTTCTCAAGAGTGTGCTTCTCCACCAGGCTTTGCAGCTGCTCCTGGTGACCTTGCTCTAGTTCCTGAGTCAAGGTCCTCACCCTCTCTTCCGTCCAGGCGCCACCCTGGACGAGCTTTTCCCTCTCCCCGTGAAAGCTCTCCTCCGCCCGCGCCAGCCTAGCCCTGAGCTCCGTCTCATGCTCCAGCCTCAGCGCCTCCTGCAGGCGAGCCTTCTCCTCATCCCACTTCATCTGCAGTTGTGTTTTCTCCTCCTCATGTGTGCAGACAGCCGCGTGTTGCGCCTCCTTGAGGGCCACTGTCTGGCCCTGAAGTTctgcaatttcatttttaaggtcACTTATTTGTGCTTCCAGGATGTGCACTCCAGTCTCATGCTTCTGCTTCATGCTCTCCTGCTGCTTCTCACAGGCCGCCTTGCTCTCCTCTAGCTGCTTCTCACACTGACGTACCTAAAGCCAGAAAGTGAAAGCCACCACAGTGTTACTCAGCTCCAGGCCATGGACAGACATTACTTGTTTCCTCCAAGACactcctcagttttctcattttagtttttaagtaACAATTCAAAACCGcattaaataagatatttttaagtCGGGCGTGGTTTGATTGCCTTTTTAACTTGGTTGAATTTTATGAGTTTCTGAACGACTCTATTAAAACTGACGAGACCCTCACGGAGATATCATTTGTCTTCACAGGCATCCTCTCCAACTGCAAACTTAGGGTCTTAACATACttaattaaagtatttatttaacaCCTGTCAGGTACTCCGCAGGCCTCGTGGGGACACAAAGTGGGGTGAGACGTAGCCCCCGTCATTAAGGAAAAGCCATTCTAGACGTGGTTATGACAAACACAAAAGAGCACACTACGAGTCAGAATAAAACATATGAAAGGTACAGGAAAAACAGCTACACTGTAACCTGGGGATTCAAAGGAGGGAAAAGTCACATTTGGTTGGGAGAATTCAGAAATGTAAGAGGTAGCCTTTGATACAAACTCTGGAGGTTAAGTAGACTTTCTGGAGGTAGTAAGAAAAACTAACACGGCGCATAATAGCAGGAGCGAAAGAGGACAGCTGGATGAAGAGCAGCCAACTACCTGGTTTGGGTGGAGGGGACGGTAACTCAAAGGAATGGCTACAGAGAAGACTGGAAATATAACCTAAAGCAACACGGCAAAGCGTTTTGAAGGCCAAGATTCAGAACTTGTACTAATTTAGGAGGCAATGCTATATCAGAGGGCTCTTTTGGTTTTATTAAGATGTTTTCTGACGAGCTGGAAATAATGGAATGGTCTGCAAGTTCCATGCTTGCTAGGACTGAAGATGTTACATTGTTAAGAAACTCTCTCCTATGAGGAAAAGGCCTCACCCTTGGCCTGTGAAACCCTCCTGAGGCAGT from the Hippopotamus amphibius kiboko isolate mHipAmp2 chromosome 2, mHipAmp2.hap2, whole genome shotgun sequence genome contains:
- the NIN gene encoding ninein isoform X5, with protein sequence MPAPDGSQHWKTPRSEEYEAEGQLRFWNPDDLNASQSGSSPPRDWIEEKLQEVCDDLGITRHGHLNRKKLVSICEQYGLQHVGGEMLEEVFHNLDPDGTMSVEDFFYGLFKNGKSLTPSASTPYRQLKRHLSMQSFDESGRRTTAPSAVMSTVDFRVFSCLDDGMGCASVERILDTWQEEGIENSQEILKALDFSLDGHVNLTELTLALENELLVTKNSIHQAALASFKAEIRHLLERVDQVVREKEKLRSDLDKAEKLKSLMASEVDDHHAAIERQNEHNLRKLEEEYKERVAALKNELRKEREQILQQVAKQRLELEQEMEKAKAEESYLRDRLALSVKENSRLENELLENAEKLAEYENLTNKLQRNLENVLAEKFGDLDPSSAEFFLQEERLTQMRNECEQRCRLLQDQVDELQSELEEYRTQGRVFRLPLKNSLSEELDVNRGCIEPDQGLGPEECNPSNMSIEAELVIEQMKEQHHRELCRLRLELEDKVRQCEKQLEESKAACEKQQESMKQKHETGVHILEAQISDLKNEIAELQGQTVALKEAQHAAVCTHEEEKTQLQMKWDEEKARLQEALRLEHETELRARLARAEESFHGEREKLVQGGAWTEERVRTLTQELEQGHQEQLQSLVEKHTLEKEELQKELLEKHQRELHKGREKMETECNRRTAQIEAQFQADCQKVAERCENALRSLEGRYHRELKELLDQQHEERAQWEFEKDELAQECAEAQEQLKETLQREKATALVLTQEREMLEKTYTEHLNSMVVEREQLLKDLEDLRTVSESQQSLLSNQILELKSSHERELKDQEQVLCQAGPSEQLASQRLERLEREHDQERQEMMSKLLAMESVHKAICEKADRERAEMTTEISRLQNKMKEMEQVTSPPARLQNGCQAMVGEEAEGRGAMSLLQQGEQLLEENGDVLLSLQRAHERAVKENVKMATEISRLQQRLQKLEPESVMSCLDEPATGYFGNSVEQTEPFLLPNRMKQVEGGIVQRVLSDLQGDEVRDLESTGTSSGQRQEVRRGESAASIESFSELENSEETRTETWDLKNQIGQLQEQLMILRADCDRASEKKQDLLFDVSVLKKKLKMLERIPEASPKYKLLYEDASRENECLQEELRVMETRYNEALENNKELTSEMFRLQEELKKAEEMTDTFLSLEKSYDEVRRENEELHVLVLRLQGKVETLHARAVLQCDCFSLWEAHLENPGVGPDEKVLALNQTLEERVPKVMNVHRIIEERYQENQYLEQENTQLLEKGKAHEIAWLRGTLWTPREDPGVQNQVILEENTALLGLQDKHVQRQATIAELEREKEKLQELTRKLRERVTALVKQKDAPSQGEKEEELKAMMRDVQITCSEMQQKVELLRYESEKLQEENSILRNEITTLNEEDSVSNLKLGKLNGPQEEVWQKVETVKQEKAAVQKMVENLKKQISELKTKNQHLDLENTELSQKNSQNQKELQELTHRLAEMLSQKDEEPGCSTCEDWEQAKSNLKEELEHCKVQSSTLVSSLEEELSEVKLQTHIVEQENLLLKDELEKMKQLHRCPDLSDFQQKISSILSHNEKLLKEKEALSEELNSCVDKLAKASLLEHRIATMKQEQKSWEHQNESLKSQLVASQEKVQNLEDTLQNVNLQMSRIKSDLRATQQEKEALKQEVTSLHKQLQNAGDKNWAPEIGTHPSGFYNQQQRLSWDKLDHLKSEEQQLLWQENERLQTVVQNTKAELSHSREKVRQLESNLLPPKHQKHLSSSGIVKPTELEKLSLKRECEQFQKERSPTNRKAHLGDVLGSVPDHHNKVSQMNSLERELETIHLENEGLKKKQVKLDEQLMEMQHPRSTAMPSPTPHAWDLQLLQQQACPVVPREQFLQLQHQLLQAERINQCLQEELENRTSETSTPQGNQEHLVTVMEERMMEVEQKLKLVKRLLQEKVNQLKEQLCKNTKADAMVKDLYVENAQLLKALEMTEQRQKTAEKKNYLLEEKIASLSNIVRNLTPAPLTSTPPLRS
- the NIN gene encoding ninein isoform X6, translating into MSACLQMLEEVFHNLDPDGTMSVEDFFYGLFKNGKSLTPSASTPYRQLKRHLSMQSFDESGRRTTAPSAVMSTVDFRVFSCLDDGMGCASVERILDTWQEEGIENSQEILKALDFSLDGHVNLTELTLALENELLVTKNSIHQAALASFKAEIRHLLERVDQVVREKEKLRSDLDKAEKLKSLMASEVDDHHAAIERQNEHNLRKLEEEYKERVAALKNELRKEREQILQQVAKQRLELEQEMEKAKAEESYLRDRLALSVKENSRLENELLENAEKLAEYENLTNKLQRNLENVLAEKFGDLDPSSAEFFLQEERLTQMRNECEQRCRLLQDQVDELQSELEEYRTQGRVFRLPLKNSLSEELDVNRGCIEPDQGLGPEECNPSNMSIEAELVIEQMKEQHHRELCRLRLELEDKVRQCEKQLEESKAACEKQQESMKQKHETGVHILEAQISDLKNEIAELQGQTVALKEAQHAAVCTHEEEKTQLQMKWDEEKARLQEALRLEHETELRARLARAEESFHGEREKLVQGGAWTEERVRTLTQELEQGHQEQLQSLVEKHTLEKEELQKELLEKHQRELHKGREKMETECNRRTAQIEAQFQADCQKVAERCENALRSLEGRYHRELKELLDQQHEERAQWEFEKDELAQECAEAQEQLKETLQREKATALVLTQEREMLEKTYTEHLNSMVVEREQLLKDLEDLRTVSESQQSLLSNQILELKSSHERELKDQEQVLCQAGPSEQLASQRLERLEREHDQERQEMMSKLLAMESVHKAICEKADRERAEMTTEISRLQNKMKEMEQVTSPPARLQNGCQAMVGEEAEGRGAMSLLQQGEQLLEENGDVLLSLQRAHERAVKENVKMATEISRLQQRLQKLEPESVMSCLDEPATGYFGNSVEQTEPFLLPNRMKQVEGGIVQRVLSDLQGDEVRDLESTGTSSGQRQEVRRGESAASIESFSELENSEETRTETWDLKNQIGQLQEQLMILRADCDRASEKKQDLLFDVSVLKKKLKMLERIPEASPKYKLLYEDASRENECLQEELRVMETRYNEALENNKELTSEMFRLQEELKKAEEMTDTFLSLEKSYDEVRRENEELHVLVLRLQGKVETLHARAVLQCDCFSLWEAHLENPGVGPDEKVLALNQTLEERVPKVMNVHRIIEERYQENQYLEQENTQLLEKGKAHEIAWLRGTLWTPREDPGVQNQVILEENTALLGLQDKHVQRQATIAELEREKEKLQELTRKLRERVTALVKQKDAPSQGEKEEELKAMMRDVQITCSEMQQKVELLRYESEKLQEENSILRNEITTLNEEDSVSNLKLGKLNGPQEEVWQKVETVKQEKAAVQKMVENLKKQISELKTKNQHLDLENTELSQKNSQNQKELQELTHRLAEMLSQKDEEPGCSTCEDWEQAKSNLKEELEHCKVQSSTLVSSLEEELSEVKLQTHIVEQENLLLKDELEKMKQLHRCPDLSDFQQKISSILSHNEKLLKEKEALSEELNSCVDKLAKASLLEHRIATMKQEQKSWEHQNESLKSQLVASQEKVQNLEDTLQNVNLQMSRIKSDLRATQQEKEALKQEVTSLHKQLQNAGDKNWAPEIGTHPSGFYNQQQRLSWDKLDHLKSEEQQLLWQENERLQTVVQNTKAELSHSREKVRQLESNLLPPKHQKHLSSSGIVKPTELEKLSLKRECEQFQKERSPTNRKAHLGDVLGSVPDHHNKVSQMNSLERELETIHLENEGLKKKQVKLDEQLMEMQHPRSTAMPSPTPHAWDLQLLQQQACPVVPREQFLQLQHQLLQAERINQCLQEELENRTSETSTPQGNQEHLVTVMEERMMEVEQKLKLVKRLLQEKVNQLKEQLCKNTKADAMVKDLYVENAQLLKALEMTEQRQKTAEKKNYLLEEKIASLSNIVRNLTPAPLTSTPPLRS